A genomic stretch from Aedes albopictus strain Foshan chromosome 2, AalbF5, whole genome shotgun sequence includes:
- the LOC109430148 gene encoding equilibrative nucleoside transporter 1 has product MRDRLLSWVRFRSRGDSTAMDYATRTTRRPLLQDEDEEDSEATFVDDNIYAGSINAGSVSNIPTTATVGIRSGVRNRTGDDGSLRVAPVDKYNFTYAVFYLLGMTTLLPWNFFVTAEEYWHYKFRNISSNDTNVLTPRQLEFQSDLSIAASVPSTLFLLLNAGFGHYISLRVRMAGSLVMMFLIFIGTTALAQVDTDQWQDAFFLLTLTSVVVVNAFSAIMSGSLFGIAGQFSSDYMSAVVSGQALGGIFSALAEIIALTFGAAPTVTAFVFFIVGTLVLLCSLVLYVVMSKTLFFKYYTSPRTLMKSSLDVDDMTRELLPRQEPTFMGVLRKIWLFGFSEWLVFVTTLSIYPAVTILVGSQSQSHPWKDVYFLPVVNYLLFNTGDYLGRVCAGSLEWLSNSPFLLSVATISRIAFVPMMLLCNIRPHHSFPVMIHSDYIFIALMAGFSLSNGYIANIALIGAPKAVDQEEKEMASSMMAAFLGVGLACGSTISFMIIEMIK; this is encoded by the exons ATGCGGGACCGTTTACTGTCGTGGGTGCGCTTCAGATCGCGAGGTGATAGTACGGCGATGGATTATGCAACGAGAACAACCCGCAGGCCGCTGCTCCAGGACGAGGATGAGGAGGACAGCGAGGCCACCTTCGTGGACGACAACATTTATGCGGGATCTATCAATGCAGGCTCGGTGAGCAACATTCCAACGACGGCCACTGTGGGGATTAGAAGTGGAGTACGGAACCGCACTGGCGATGACGGGAGTCTGCGGGTAGCACCGGTGGACAAGTACAATTTTACCTATGCAGTATTCTATCTACTCGGCATGACGACCCTACTGCCGTGGAACTTTTTCGTCACTGCCGAAGAG TACTGGCACTACAAATTCCGCAACATATCAAGCAACGATACCAACGTGCTGACGCCCCGGCAACTGGAGTTTCAATCGGATCTCAGCATAGCGGCATCGGTGCCCAGCACATTATTCCTTCTACTTAATGCCGGCTTCGGTCACTACATTTCGCTGCGGGTACGAATGGCCGGTTCACTGGTGATGATGTTTTTGATATTCATCGGAACGACGGCCCTAGCGCAAGTCGACACCGATCAGTGGCAGGATGCATTCTTCTTGCTCACACTCACATCGGTTGTCGTTGTGAATG CATTTTCGGCCATCATGTCCGGCAGCCTGTTCGGAATTGCGGGTCAATTCTCGTCCGATTACATGTCGGCGGTAGTGAGCGGCCAAGCGCTCGGTGGGATATTCTCTGCGCTAGCTGAGATCATTGCCCTAACATTCGGCGCCGCTCCGACCGTAACGGCCTTTGTGTTCTTCATAGTGGGAACGCTGGTGCTCCTGTGCTCTCTAGTGCTGTACGTGGTGATGTCCAAAACGTTGTTCTTCAAGTACTACACCTCGCCTCGAACGTTGATGAAAAGCTCTCTGGATGTGGACGATATGACACGGGAGCTACTTCCCCGACAGGAACCCACTTTTATGGGCGTACTACGAAAGATTTGGCTTTTTGGATTCTCCGAGTGGCTGGTGTTTGTAACGACGCTATCCATCTATCCAGCCGTCACCATATTGGTCGGTTCGCAATCTCAAAGTCATCCTTGGAAGGATGTATACTTTTTACCCGTTGTCAACTATCTCCTATTCAACACCGGTGACTACCTCGGAAGGGTTTGCGCCGGTTCACTAGAATGG CTGTCTAACAGCCCGTTCCTGCTGAGCGTGGCCACCATCAGTCGTATTGCATTTGTCCCGATGATGCTACTATGTAACATCCGTCCGCATCACAGCTTTCCGGTAATGATCCACTCGGATTACATCTTTATTGCGCTGATGGCGGGATTTTCGCTGTCCAACGGTTACATTGCCAACATTGCCCTAATTGGAGCCCCGAAAGCAGTGGATCAGGAAGAGAAAGAGATGGCCTCTTCGATGATGGCCGCCTTCCTGGGAGTGGGACTGGCTTGTGGTTCCACGATCAGTTTCATGATAATCGAGATGATCAAGTGA